The sequence TTATTTTTATATTTTTAGCTTGATTTTTCTTTGTTTTTGGCAATCTAATTTCCAAAATCCCGTTGGTTGCGGTAACTTTTAACGGTTTTTTTGCATCAACAGGGATACCAAGAGAAATAATCGTTTCAAAAGCTTCGTAATTTATTTCCATTTGCCTATAGATAGTTTTTCCTTCTGTGCAAGTTTCTTTTCTGGTTCCGTGGATTATAATATTGTCTTCTTGGGTGAAAATTTTTATATCTTCTTTTTCAACTCCGGCCAATTCCACTTTTATTACTAAGTCTGTCTTGGTTTCATATACATCGGTATATGGATGCCAGGGTTTGTGAAGAGGAGAGGGAAAGAAACAATTGCGAAAAGTGGAAAGATGACGGAAGACCTTTTCCATCTCATCTTCCATTTGCTTTATACTTTTGGAAATCTTATCCTTAGATAATGGCATAATTATTCCTTATATCTTTTAGTTGAAAAATTTTACCATAGCAAGTTGATTCTGACAACCTGAAACATAATTGTATCATGCGGAAAAATTCACCTATTGCTACATAAGTATCTTGCGTGTAAAATTAAGTATGCATTTATCAAGACGACTCTTTAATCGGAACGCAGAAATCCATGTTTTTCAAGGTGGAGATAAATGCGTAACGATTATCCCGCATAGTATCGGAAAAATATCCCTGCCCGCAAAAGATTGGCAGGTGGGGAAGAAAATTTTAAGAAATTTCTCCAAATTTTTTCGATGTCTTACATTGCGGGATTTATTAAATAAAGAAACCCTATGTTTTGGTATGGGGAGATTCATTGGGTTTTTAGTTATATCTTCCTTATTTTCCGCAAACATTGTTTTTTGCGCAAATGTTTGCCCCGTTAAAAGTAATACGGAAAGTTTGAATGATACTAAAGAAATTGTGTTGAAAACTTCTAACGGGGTAAAATTAGGCATAGAAGTGTTGCAGGAAGACACAGGCTATGTGAAAATTCTCAAAAATAAAAGATTAGGACTTATAACCAATCCCACAGGCGTAGATTCAAATTTAAAATCAACAACCGATATTCTTTATGAAAATCCTGCCTTCAATCTTGTTGCTCTCTTTGCTCCCGAACACGGTATAAGAGGCGAAGTATTAGCCGGAAAATATGTAAGTAAAATTGTGGATGAAAAAACAAAACTGCCGGTATATTCAGTTTATGGAAAGACTCGTTGCCCTACCGAAGAGATGTTATCCGAAATAGATGTTTTGCTTTTTGACATTCAGGATATAGGCGCCAGAACATACACTTATATTTCAACATTGTTTTATGCTATGGAATCAGCCGCAAAATATGGAAAGGAATTTGTGGTTTTAGATAGGCCAAATCCCTTGGGCGGGTTTAATATAGAAGGGCCCATAATAAAAGAAGAGCATAAAAGTTTCATCGGTTTGTTCGATATTCCTTTGGTTCATGGTATGACTATAGGCGAGATGGCGAAATTTATAAGAGAAGAATATAAAATGGAACTTAAACTGATTGTTGTGCCTATGAAAGGCTGGACGAGAAATATGATTTGGGATGATACCAGTCTTGATTGGGTTCCGACTTCTCCGCATATTCCCACAGTTGAGTCCGCTTTTCTATACGCTACGACAGGAACTATCGGTAGCGCTAATTTGTGTAACGGTGTGGGATATACTCTCCCGTTTGAGTTGATTGGCAACGAATGGATTGACCCGAATAAATTTGCGGAAAAATTAAATGCTAAGAATATTCCCGGTGTAAAATTCCAGCCCTACTGGTTTAAACCGTTTTATTTTTCGTTTAAAGATAAGGAGCTTGGAGGCATAAGGTTAGTGCTTACTGACAAAAGAACTTTTAAGCCTGTTAAAACGGCATTGGAGGTTTTAACTTCATTGGAATCATTATATCCCGGCAAATACATTCCGCCCAAAGATTTTAATAAAATATGGGGGGTAGATTATATATTAGATGAAATAAGAGAAGGTGA is a genomic window of bacterium containing:
- a CDS encoding DUF1343 domain-containing protein, yielding MHLSRRLFNRNAEIHVFQGGDKCVTIIPHSIGKISLPAKDWQVGKKILRNFSKFFRCLTLRDLLNKETLCFGMGRFIGFLVISSLFSANIVFCANVCPVKSNTESLNDTKEIVLKTSNGVKLGIEVLQEDTGYVKILKNKRLGLITNPTGVDSNLKSTTDILYENPAFNLVALFAPEHGIRGEVLAGKYVSKIVDEKTKLPVYSVYGKTRCPTEEMLSEIDVLLFDIQDIGARTYTYISTLFYAMESAAKYGKEFVVLDRPNPLGGFNIEGPIIKEEHKSFIGLFDIPLVHGMTIGEMAKFIREEYKMELKLIVVPMKGWTRNMIWDDTSLDWVPTSPHIPTVESAFLYATTGTIGSANLCNGVGYTLPFELIGNEWIDPNKFAEKLNAKNIPGVKFQPYWFKPFYFSFKDKELGGIRLVLTDKRTFKPVKTALEVLTSLESLYPGKYIPPKDFNKIWGVDYILDEIREGENVDEIIKKWESELNEFNEKREKYLLYK
- a CDS encoding Hsp20/alpha crystallin family protein is translated as MPLSKDKISKSIKQMEDEMEKVFRHLSTFRNCFFPSPLHKPWHPYTDVYETKTDLVIKVELAGVEKEDIKIFTQEDNIIIHGTRKETCTEGKTIYRQMEINYEAFETIISLGIPVDAKKPLKVTATNGILEIRLPKTKKNQAKNIKI